A genomic region of Roseateles amylovorans contains the following coding sequences:
- a CDS encoding LysR family transcriptional regulator, with the protein MSLRHARVLLALHDTGNASLAAELLHVTQPAVSKTLAELEQGLGQTLFLRRGRNMHITPIGRRLLSLARKIEADLHRAAGDVATMVRGASGELRIGATNAALARLLPTAITSMKAEFPQLTLSVRTHALRSLFDDLLAGRLDMVIARVMPQDEPLGLQRHPLIDQPERLTMSAHHPLARTPHLSWETLSRQRWIWHLPGTRTRMLMDRLWQRMQLPLPTDLIESGDLMLALKLMRQIPLIAVVPHDVAMNAARDGTVVILPHDVNLGLGPLSAWHLPDTPSEAVERFQQLLEDAARQARGADVAAPPSIED; encoded by the coding sequence ATGAGTCTTCGTCATGCGCGGGTGCTGCTGGCGCTTCACGACACCGGCAATGCCAGTCTGGCGGCGGAACTGCTGCATGTGACGCAACCGGCGGTGAGCAAGACGCTGGCGGAACTGGAGCAGGGGCTGGGACAAACCCTCTTCCTGCGGCGCGGACGCAACATGCACATCACACCGATCGGTCGACGGCTGCTGTCGCTGGCCAGAAAGATCGAAGCAGACTTGCATCGCGCCGCCGGCGATGTCGCCACCATGGTGCGTGGCGCCTCCGGAGAGCTCCGCATTGGTGCCACCAATGCCGCGCTGGCGCGCCTGCTGCCGACGGCCATCACCTCGATGAAGGCGGAGTTCCCGCAGCTCACCCTCAGCGTGCGCACCCATGCGCTGCGCTCGCTGTTCGACGACCTGCTGGCCGGCCGGCTGGACATGGTCATCGCCCGCGTCATGCCGCAGGACGAGCCGCTGGGCCTGCAGCGCCATCCGCTGATCGACCAACCCGAACGGCTGACGATGAGCGCGCATCACCCGCTGGCCCGCACCCCCCACCTGAGCTGGGAGACCCTGAGCCGCCAGCGCTGGATCTGGCATCTGCCGGGCACCCGGACCCGCATGCTGATGGACCGGCTGTGGCAGCGCATGCAGCTGCCGCTGCCCACCGACCTGATCGAAAGCGGCGACCTGATGCTGGCGCTCAAACTGATGCGGCAGATCCCGCTGATCGCGGTCGTCCCGCACGATGTGGCGATGAATGCCGCACGCGACGGCACCGTGGTGATCCTGCCCCATGACGTCAACCTGGGCCTGGGACCGCTCTCGGCCTGGCACCTGCCCGACACGCCCAGTGAAGCCGTCGAGCGCTTTCAGCAGCTGCTGGAGGATGCGGCGAGACAGGCGCGCGGTGCGGACGTCGCCGCGCCCCCGAGCATCGAGGACTGA